Genomic DNA from Paenibacillus sp. MBLB1832:
TGATTGTAGGTCGTAAGGATGGTCGGGCATTACCGATTAAACCGTAAGAAGGAGTCGTGAGCATGTCGAAATTAACGAATTTTTCAATGAAAAATGTGGCGGCGATTTTTATTATGATGCTGCTGCTAGTCGTAGGTGGTACCTACATGACAACAACACTCAAGGTGGAAAGCTTTCCGGATATTACGTTTCCCGTTGTCATTGTAAGTACAACTTACACCGCTCCACCCCAAGATGTTTTGGAGAACGTCACGAAGCCATTAGAGAAAGCAATTGCTGGCATAGACGGGTTGAAAACACTCAGCTCTGGCTCACAAGACAACTACTCCCAGATCGTACTTCAGCTTGCACAGAGTAAGAAGCCCGAAGACGTGAAAAAAGAGGTAGAAGGCCTCATAGCGAATGTCAGGCTGCCACAAGGTGTGGAGAAGCCGAGAGTATTAACTGCAGGATTTGCCTCGGAGCCTGTTTATTATTTGGCCGTATATGGCGCACCAGGCACGAAACAAGCGGATCTCGACGCCGCCTACAAGCAAACCATTCTTCCTGGTTTTAATGGCCTTACAGGCATTGACCACGTTGATTCTGTCGGCAATCAGGAAGCTGTACTCACGTTGAAGTTAGATGCGGCGGCACTGAATACGCATGGACTGCTGCCTACTGATGTCTCTAATCAAATCAAAGCTTCCTTGATGTCAAGTCCTGCAGGGACAGTTGAATTGAACGGGAATACTCAGATGGTTCGCGTTAAAGGTGAGATCGAGAAGATTGATCAATTGAATCAATTGAAAATATTGACCAAAACAGGCGAGAGATTGCCCCTCAAGCAGCTCGCCAACATTGAAGCCGTAAGCGAGTCGAAATTTATTGCCCGATTAGATGATGAGCCTGCCGTTGGGGTGCTTTTATACAAAACGAAAGCGGCGAATGCCGTTGAATTTGCAGATAGCGCAGATGAACTGATGGAAGACTGGGCGACAACGCTACCCCAAGTGAAGTTTCACAAGGTGTATAACTCCGCGAACGACATTAAGGATTCCATCCATGGCATGATTCAGGAGGGCGGATTAGGGGCTATATTAGCTTCCCTCATGATTTTGCTGTTTCTTCGGAATGTTCGCATGACGATTATCGTGCTTGTTTCCATTCCACTTTCCATCCTGGTAACGTTGCTTGTGATGGGGCCTTTGGGGATTTCCCTCAATATCATGACACTTGGCGGAATGGCGATCGCCGTAGGGCGAGTCGTGGATGACAGTATCGTCGTCATAGAAAACATTTATAGTCAACTGCAAAAAGCGCAAGAACGCAACGAATCTGTGATTCGTTTAGCGACGGCACAGGTATCGAATGCCATCACGTCCTCAACCATTACGACCGTTGGTGTATTTGGACCTATCGCGTTCGTAAGCGGAGTCGTAGGCGAGGTGTTTCGACCTTTTGCCATTACACTAGTCGTTGCCTTACTATCTTCATTGCTTGTTGCGCTGACGGTCATTCCGATGCTCGCGAAGCTGATGGTGTTAAAAAGCAAAAGGCTTAAAACGCATGATGAGCAGCACGTGAGCGGGATGGGGCAATTGTATAAACGAACGATTGTATGGTCGTTAAATCATCGGATGAAAACACTTCTGATTGCGGGACTCATTCTCATTTTGTCCATTGGCTTGACGATACCGAATTTGGCGGTTGCCTTCATGCCGAATAGTGAAGCTGTGAAACAAGGGGCTATTCATATTAAAATGCCTCGTGAAACGTCCATCCAGAAGATGAACGAGAAGTCTATAGAGCTCGTTAAAACGTTGAAAGCTCAAGTCGATTCTAAAGGAAAGCCTTCGTTTAACTATATTGAAACATTGGTTGGTTACAATGAGAGCAATGATCCGTACCCTTTTAGAACGATGATGTATTTTGAATTATCCGATGCAACGAATGGCCCGGAAGCCATTAAAACGTATAAAACTGACATGCTCAAGCTGCTGCCAGAAGGTTCTACCGTGAATATTGAATTGTTTACAGGCGGCCCGCCAACCTCGACAGGTGCTGACTTTTCCTATGCGCTAAAAGGGGATGACCCGCAAGCGCTCCAGCAAGCGTCACAGCTAGTTAAAGATGCCCTCAAGCCCTTCTCGGAAGTATCCGACATTAAAGATAGCTGGAGTGATGCCAAAACCGAGGTTGAAATTACTGTCGATGGGGAAAAAGCGAGCTCGAAAGGGCTAACGACAGCTCACATTTTGCAAACCGTCCATACATGGATTTCGGATGACAAGCTGGGTGATTTGAAGCTGGACAATATCACGTATGAGACCAAGCTTATGGTGGACGCCAAATTCAAGGACTCTGTTGAGGAAATCGGCAATTTCATGATCCCAACACCGACAGGAAGTTCTGTACAAGTGAAGGACGTTGCTACGGTCAAGCAGATCGCTGCTCCGAATATCATTAATCGCGAAGATCAAGCGCAGGTTGTTAGTGTGACGGCCAAGATTAACAGCACAGATAAGGGTGGCGTGAGTAAGAAGATTGAAGAAGCGCTTACGACACTGCAGCTGCCAGCTGGAGTGAGCAAAGAAGTGAAAGGCGTCTCTGATGATATAAACCGAAGCTTTATGCAAATGTTTATCGCCATTATCGCATCCGTTGGTATCGTGTATATTGTCATGGTCATTGCCTTCGGAAACGCACGTGCACCGCTAGCGATTCTGTTCTCTTTGCCGCTTGCGGCCATTGGCGGGCTGGTTGGCTTATTGATCACGGGGGAATCCATCAATGTTACTTCACTGATTGGCTTCTTGATGCTGATTGGTATCGTTGTAACGAATGCGATTGTGCTTGTGGATCGGGTGCAGCAGCTCCGAGAGCAAGGTCATTCGATTCGTGAGGCCTTAATTGAAGCGGGTGTTACACGTTTACGTCCCATTATTATGACCGCGGGGGCTACGATCATCGCTCTGCTGCCGCTGGGTCTCGGACTATCCAAAGGTACGATCATCTCCAAAGGTCTCGCCGTTGTTGTTATTGGGGGGCTGACGACGTCGACATTGCTAACGCTAGTGATCGTCCCGATTATGTATGAACTATTGTTTAAGAAGCGGCAGCGCAAAGAAGCGCAGGTTGTCGTGGAATCCGTTTAATATTTAGCCATTTGGTGATGTGGTACGTTCACAGCCAGATGGCTTTTTCCATGCTCATAAGAGAATCCATTTATGGATAAGCTAGAGATATCGAACTGAATATAATGGAGTGATAGGCATGAACTGGATCTATTGGGCAAAATTATACGACTCGAAGTTTCAAGCGGGTTGTTTAGCGAAACGAATGGAAGAAGATTGGTGGATTTATGGGTATGAATGCCCGCAAGAAGTCGAAGTTTATAAGTCGAAAAAGGGACGATTCGGTGTGCGTTTTAACACCTGAATCGATTGCAAAACGTGGAAATTAGCTCTTGACTAAGCTCGCGCCGTTAGTGTATATTTATTTTTGTCGCTATTGAGCGGCACGTCATGACGCGGGGTGGAGCAGCTCGGTAGCTCGTCGGGCTCATAACCCGAAGGCCGCAGGTTCAAATCCTGCCCCCGCAACCAAATTTTTTCATTAGGGCCTATAGCTCAGTTGGTTAGAGCGGTCGGCTCATAACCGATTGGTCGGGGGTTCGAGTCCCTCTGGGCCCATAGCACGTAAACCCTTGGTAGATAAGGGTTTTTATTTATTTTAGAGACATAATAAGCCTCTCGTTTTCATCATGATTATGATGGAGATGAGGGGCTTGTTCACGTTTTGTGCACATTGATTTTGATAGGTGCTGCTACCTTTTGGGATAGAAAAATAACTTATAGGAAAATATAGGGACAGGAGGTGAGAAGAATGTCGTCATTTTCCAATCCCAAAATCAATCCCATTCAAGGTCTTATCCTATGTATGAGCGCATCTACAGCCTTAGCCCAAATATCAGGCGCAATCATTTCAATTGAACAAGCAAAACGGGATACGTTTGTCAGCAGTTTGATCGGCTGTATAGCGTACCTCTTATATGCTTTTTGGATTTATCGAATCGTAAACAATCAAGCGCCTAACCAATCCTTCCTCGATGTACTTGAACTTAAAATGGGGAGCTTATTTGCGTGGTCAGTAAGATATTGGATTGCCTTATATTTGATGTGTGAACTGTTTGTTATTGACAAAAATATTGTCACATGGGTTAAATCATTAATTCTGCCTTATACACCAATTTGGGCAATTTCATTGCCCTTCTTGATCGTTTGTGCCTACTTAGCTGTTAAAGGAATCAAACCGATTGCTATTTCCATTTCTGTTTTAATGCCGGCTTTTTTGTTTCTGACTGTATTTATGGCGGTGTTTACTTATAAATACAGACATTTTGACCTGCTTCTCCCACTGTTCAGCGAAGGAGCGCGGCCCATCTTAGAAGGCGTGACAACCACCGTTAGGGCTGGCATGGAACTTTTCCTATTATTATTACTAAAACCTTATACGGAAGGCACTTTTAAATGGAAGCATTTTGTAGCGGAGGTGTCTGTTTTTTCGTTTTTTATTATAAATGGTGCTGTGAGTATGTTGACGATATTCGGCCCTTATGAAGCTTCGTTACAACGATTCCCTCTCTTTACGCAGTGGCGATTAGTTAGGATCAGCAGTTTCCTGGAGCATCTTGATTTTTTATCCATGTACCAGTGGCTTAGTAGTACAACCATTCAAATCAGTTTGGGTTTGTTCTTAATAGGCGATTTGCTAACATCTAGGCAAAGACCTCATAAAATTGCGATTATGACATGCGCGACCGCCTTATTTATCAGTGTAGAGCTTCGTTTAAACGATAGTGATTTTTTAGCTTTTACTAAATACTACTTTTATCCAATATCCACATTATCTATTCTCTGTTGGACGACTTTAGCCTACTTTACAACAAGAAAAAGAGGGTTGTCATGACCATCAAACATGCAAAAGAAGCGGATTTCAGGGCTTTATTTTCTTCCTGCTACGATGTGAAATTTCAGACACGCAGCGGAACTCAGGTTGTTTATTGCGAAGGCATGGTGGATAGCAAGCAATTAAATGAAAATGTACTCCCGCGATTGACTGAAATGATTCGAAACGATGAGTTGAAGCTTATAGACGAGAATGAAGAGCTTAGTCAAATCGAACTGCGTGTTTTTTCAGGGAATGTGATTGTTTTATTTTTCCATGAGAATGAAACACACGTCTATGAAGCAGATATTTCAAATCCGCCAAAACGCCAGCCCGAAGAATCCATCAGCGAAATATCCATTCGCGGCCCGCGTGATGGTTTTACAGAGGAAGTAATCACCAACGTTGCCCTCATTCGCAAACGATTAAAAACCAATTCCCTTCAATATGAACATTTCATTGTAGGTAAACGGGGAAATGTACGTTTAGCCATTCTGTATATCAAAGATATTATGAACTCAGAAATCATCATAGAAGCGAAGCGTCGGATTTCACAAATCGAAGTAGACTCCATAATTGGATGTGCGCAGTTGGAAGAATATTTAAGTGATTCAAGTGATTCCATCTTTCCTTTAGTGGATACGATTGGAAGACCTGACTTTGCTGCTGAGGCGCTGCTTCGGGGCAGATTTGTGATCCTCTTGGACGGATCTCCGATGGCAATCATCGGTCCTTCCAATCTTACCGAGCAATTAAAATCTCCAGAAGATGCTCATTCCGCTTACTATTACACAATATTTCAACGCATTTTGCGTCTTTTTGGTTTAGTTACGGCCATGTTTCTGCCTGGCTTCTATATTTCATTGACCTGTTTTAATATTGACCAACTTCCATTTCCCTTACTCGCAACCATAGCTGTAGCACGAATGGGCATCCCCTATTCAACAACGTTAGAAAACCTGTTGATTTTGGGGCTATTCGAATTGTTTCGTGAAGCCGGCATACGCTTGCCGAAACCGGTGGGACAAACGGTTACGGTAGTCGGGGGTCTTATTATTGGGGATGCTGCGATACGTTCAGGACTTGCCTCTTCGGCTCTGCTCATGGTTACGGCAGCAACTGCGGTTGCATCCTTTACGTTGGTCAATCAATCTTTAACAGGTACCGTAACCCTAATTCGAATTTACCTATTGTTGATATCATCTTGTTTGGGGATTTACGGATTTTTTATCGGATTAATTTCAGTGGTGGCGTATACCTCTACACTAACCTCTTTCGGTATATCTTACTGGTCTCCGATCGCAGAACTCAATGTTAGGTCGTCCATAATAGCGCTATTTAATCGACCTTTCAAATCCAAAAACAAAAGACCGAGCATGCTACAACCGACAGATGCTACGTCGCAAGGAGAGAGACAATGAAACCAGTGTCGCTCTTAATCACACTCTGTTGTATGCTATGCCTGTCCGGATGTTGGGACAATAAAAATATTCAAGAGTTGCTTTACGTTTCAGCCATAGGGGTCGATTATAAAAATGATCTGTATGAGGTCTACATTCAATCAGTAAACTTTAACAATGTAGCTAAGTCGGAATCGGGAGGCGGAGGGAACGGTCCGCAAGTGTATGTCGGCAAAGGGAAAGGGAAGTCACTCGCTTTGGCATTAGGTGATATTTATAATACGGTACAAAGAAGAATATATTGGAGTCATGTTCGCTCGTATCTATTTACCGAAAATGCGATGCAATCTGGCGGCGAGAATTACTTTGATAATTTAAAGAGATACAGGGAGTTTAGGTATACGCCATGGATATTCGGCACCAAAGGATCCATTGAGGACATCTTTAAAGCCCCCTCTTTTTTTCAACTATCGCCGATTACAAACATTCTTGGCCAACCGGAAGATAATTATCTTCAGAAATCGTTTGTAAAGCCTTTGCTTGCGCAAGAATATCAAATTAATCTCAATGAGCCTGGTGAAACGGCTATCGTTCCAACCCTTAGCATTGATAAAACAACATGGCAGTCAGATAAGGATAAGAAATCTGAAGATAAATTGAAAATAAACGGCGCGTTTGTCGTTCGAAAAAGCGGCTTTCAAGGCTGGATGGCAAACAATCAACTTAACGGATTGCGATGGATGGAGAAAGAAACTTCGAGATCACCTATTGAGATTAAGCCCGCGATCATCTCACTTGAAAAACCCAAACCTAAAATAATGGTTACAGAACAAGGGGGTAACCCGATTTTTAATATTGAGGTTAAGGTCAGGGGGAATATTGTTGAATTACGTGACAGCCATCCATCCGAGCAAGAAATGGAGAAAGAAGCGGAGGATCAAATTAAAAAGGAAATCCGATCTACATTTGAAGAGGGGCTGCGAATAAACGCTGATATTTACAATTTCAGAAATGTGATGTTTAAGAAAAAAATGAAAAACTGGCAAGATATTGAGCTAACTTCCTCATCACTTAACCGAATCGATGTCCATGTTTATATTCAGCATACCGGAGAGCTTAAGAAAGCATTGTAATAACATAAGACATCGATTATAGTGAGAAAACAATTATCCCGAAGGGAGTCGCCTATGTGCCGAAATATTAAGCCGCTTTTCAATTTTGAGCCCGTCGCCACTGAACAAGAAATAGCAGCAGCTTCCTTGCAATTTGTCCGTAAAATTTCGGGCTTTACGGCACCTTCCAAGGTGAATGAGGCAGTGTTCGAGCAGGCTGTACAGGATATTACGTTAATTGCTCAGAGGCTGATGGACACGTTAGTCACGAACGCCGAACCTCGCAATCGAGAGGTGGAAGCGCAGAAGTCGCGGGAACGTAATGCGATACGTTTTGGCACCAAAGAGGTCTAAAGCTCTAATCATCCAGAGGTTCTTTTCTTCGGAAAAGAGCCTTTTTTCGTGGCCCTTAACGACAAGCTGGATAAGCATACGTGACAGCTGTGCGACGATTTGCATATGCTGTTGGTATCAAAGGGGAAGTAGGTGATTGTCAGTGACGAAAGGGTTTGATTGTTCAACACCGCTTACGGCACAAAAAGCAACTGCTTTCGCGAGCAATGGTTATCAATTTGTAGCGAGATATTTGGTGCCAAGCGGATATAAGGCGTTAACGAAACAAGAAGCAATTGCGATCAGTGCAGCTGGCATGAACGTGGTTTCTGTCTATGAAACAATAGCGAACCGAGCATTAGGCGGCAGAGATGCGGGATTGGAAGACGGGGCTATTGCTTTGCAAGTAGCTTCACAGGTTGGACAACCCGAGGGTAGTTGCATTTACTTTGCGGTAGATTTCGATGCCACGCCATCTCAAATGGCGGCGGTTATTGCGTATATTCAAGGTGCGAGTGAGGCTACTCCAACCTTCACAACTGGGGTCTATGGCTCTTATGCCGTCATGGAAGCGGTACGAGCCGCTGGTGCTTGCTCCCACTTCTGGCAAACCTACGCATGGAGTGCAGGGAAGAAGTCTACGTTTATTCAAATTTATCAATATCTGAATGATGTCATGGCAAACGGTATCGCGGTGGATTATGATGAATCCTATGGGAATGAGGGGTGGTGGCGCGTGGTAGAGAATCCGACACCGCCTATCTACACGATTTCAGAAAAGGATGCAGATGCGATGATCAGGTTCCTTTCTGCGGGATATAATGCGACATCTTCGTTGCCCGCACAAACGGAATTTCACAGGCTAGCGAATGAGTTGCGCCGTATTACTAGCGTTTGAATACAGAAAGAAGCCCAGCCGTGATGTGAAGACATCGTACGGTTGGGCTTCTTTCATTGGATGATTGCGCTCTTGATGTACCAACGGTCTTGAAGCGATGCGCGTTCAAGGTGGAATTGCACGCGCCGACGCGTCAGCGCGTTCGTTCGTTCCGGCGTCGTCGCGACGTCGACGGACGTGTCGAGCTGCAGGAGCTGTGACACATCACGCTCCTCAGATTTGGACAGGCGTCGCATGCTGCGCACATGCAACGCCTGTTCTTGTCCCGTGGTGACCTGCAGCAGCTGCAGGTCACCTTGATGGGCGCCGCTGATCCACACGTCGATCAGCGCCCAGGGCGAAAGCTTGCTGACGTAGTCGGTCAGCAAGCCGGCAGCTCGGTGCACCATGACTTGGTGCGCCGGGTCAACGGAGCGGGAGCCGTGCGTCACGCTCCCGAGGAAGTGAATGCAGAAATGACCATCGAAGTCATTTCCAGGTATGCCATCTCCGCCGTGCGGCATGCCGTGCATGGAGGCGGCGAGTGAGCGGCCACCCAGCTGCACGAGAACCGCGCGGCGGTTCCAGCTCCATTTGCCGCCATATATGCTTTTTAGCGTGGCGGAGTCTGCTTTTGTAAGCGGCTGTACATCCGCATGATGAGAGCCCGCTCGCCGCTGCCCTTCAAAGCTGAGTCCGCTCTCCACATCGAGCACGGTAAAAGAGCTAAATTTCGGGAGCACACGACTTGCGTCCTCCCATGTCAGAAGTTCGCCGTAGTGTTTGGCGCGAAGTGACTGCACTTGGTTGCGGAGTGCTGCTTGCGCCTGGCTGCTTAGCTGGACGGTATGTTTGGTTGACCAATCAACAAGCTCACCCGATGGGGTGACCCCTAATTGGTGAGACTGATTCTTTGCGTAATAGATAAGTGAAGTGTCTGGAATGAGAGGCTCGGTGAAAGGGGCTCCTTCCGTTGCCTCCTCCAAAGCGCGTTGCACCGATTTGTCCACAAAGCTCGCCTCGGTTTGATATTGAGCACGGGGGGATGACTTGACCACTAATTGAATTGTGCCTTTTTCCGCTGCTGCTGCCTCTTGAGATAAAGGAGCATTCGCCTGTACCTGGATATTGCCGCTTATCCCTGCCGTTAGAAGGAAGGCGACAAGTAATTGGCGCCATTTTCTGCTTGTTTGGCTTGCATACATATGGACTTCCTCCTGATTAAGTTTATATTGAATATCCTAGCTAAGTGTTTGCAATTTCGCGTTTTTTTACCACATGCGGAACATCTATGTTTTTGTCGCCCTGACGGCCATTCATCCATGTTCATATTGGAAATGTGTTACAATCATTTTAAAATTAATACAAGCTTGGGGTAGAAGAAAGGACGTGTTCCTATGGCGGAGCAATCAAGTGGCACACCATTTCAATTACAAATCGCGGATGATTGGATCATTCGGGGAGATTGGTATCAAGCTAGGTCTGAAAGGAGTCTAGGGACGATCATTCTTTGTCACGGGTATAAAGGTTTTAAAAATTGGGGGATGTTTCCGCTTGTTGCGCGTGAGCTTGCAGAGCAGGTGGATGTGGTGGCGATTAATTTTTCCCACAATGGCGTTGGTGAAGACGGGCTCGAATTCACGGAGCTGGAGAAATTTGCAAAGGCAACCTATACGAAGGATCTTGAGGATCTAGAAGCTGTTATCCGTGAAATACAAGGCTCGACCGAAGCGGCCAAGCCGATCATCTTGTTGGGGCATAGTCGTGGAGCGGGCGTTAGCTTGATTTATGCTCTGGACCATCCTGGTGAAATCGCTGGCGTGATTAGTTGGAATGGCATTACGAATGTGGATTTGCTGACGGACGCGAATAAAGAAGAGATGCGGAAATCGGGACGTACCTACACGCTCAATGGCCGAACCAAGCAGCAGATGCCGTTGGATATTGAGATTTTGGACGATATGGAGCGTAATCGAGAGAGGTTTGATATCATTCAGCGTATTTCGGGAGCGCAGTTCCCCATTACGCTGATTCAAGGCACCGAAGATGGTGAGCATCTGACTCGCGGGTCAGCCAAATTAGTCGCGAACAATTCAACGATACAGTGGGTGAGGGTACCTGGGGGGAATCATACCTTTGGCAGCGTGCATCCATTCGCAGGAGAGACGGAAAGCTTGCGGACAGCAATTACAGAGACGAAGCTTGTGATTCGGAGGATGTTGGGGGAAACGGAGTGAGTGGTCCGTAA
This window encodes:
- a CDS encoding efflux RND transporter permease subunit, which encodes MSKLTNFSMKNVAAIFIMMLLLVVGGTYMTTTLKVESFPDITFPVVIVSTTYTAPPQDVLENVTKPLEKAIAGIDGLKTLSSGSQDNYSQIVLQLAQSKKPEDVKKEVEGLIANVRLPQGVEKPRVLTAGFASEPVYYLAVYGAPGTKQADLDAAYKQTILPGFNGLTGIDHVDSVGNQEAVLTLKLDAAALNTHGLLPTDVSNQIKASLMSSPAGTVELNGNTQMVRVKGEIEKIDQLNQLKILTKTGERLPLKQLANIEAVSESKFIARLDDEPAVGVLLYKTKAANAVEFADSADELMEDWATTLPQVKFHKVYNSANDIKDSIHGMIQEGGLGAILASLMILLFLRNVRMTIIVLVSIPLSILVTLLVMGPLGISLNIMTLGGMAIAVGRVVDDSIVVIENIYSQLQKAQERNESVIRLATAQVSNAITSSTITTVGVFGPIAFVSGVVGEVFRPFAITLVVALLSSLLVALTVIPMLAKLMVLKSKRLKTHDEQHVSGMGQLYKRTIVWSLNHRMKTLLIAGLILILSIGLTIPNLAVAFMPNSEAVKQGAIHIKMPRETSIQKMNEKSIELVKTLKAQVDSKGKPSFNYIETLVGYNESNDPYPFRTMMYFELSDATNGPEAIKTYKTDMLKLLPEGSTVNIELFTGGPPTSTGADFSYALKGDDPQALQQASQLVKDALKPFSEVSDIKDSWSDAKTEVEITVDGEKASSKGLTTAHILQTVHTWISDDKLGDLKLDNITYETKLMVDAKFKDSVEEIGNFMIPTPTGSSVQVKDVATVKQIAAPNIINREDQAQVVSVTAKINSTDKGGVSKKIEEALTTLQLPAGVSKEVKGVSDDINRSFMQMFIAIIASVGIVYIVMVIAFGNARAPLAILFSLPLAAIGGLVGLLITGESINVTSLIGFLMLIGIVVTNAIVLVDRVQQLREQGHSIREALIEAGVTRLRPIIMTAGATIIALLPLGLGLSKGTIISKGLAVVVIGGLTTSTLLTLVIVPIMYELLFKKRQRKEAQVVVESV
- a CDS encoding endospore germination permease, translated to MSSFSNPKINPIQGLILCMSASTALAQISGAIISIEQAKRDTFVSSLIGCIAYLLYAFWIYRIVNNQAPNQSFLDVLELKMGSLFAWSVRYWIALYLMCELFVIDKNIVTWVKSLILPYTPIWAISLPFLIVCAYLAVKGIKPIAISISVLMPAFLFLTVFMAVFTYKYRHFDLLLPLFSEGARPILEGVTTTVRAGMELFLLLLLKPYTEGTFKWKHFVAEVSVFSFFIINGAVSMLTIFGPYEASLQRFPLFTQWRLVRISSFLEHLDFLSMYQWLSSTTIQISLGLFLIGDLLTSRQRPHKIAIMTCATALFISVELRLNDSDFLAFTKYYFYPISTLSILCWTTLAYFTTRKRGLS
- a CDS encoding spore germination protein; this translates as MTIKHAKEADFRALFSSCYDVKFQTRSGTQVVYCEGMVDSKQLNENVLPRLTEMIRNDELKLIDENEELSQIELRVFSGNVIVLFFHENETHVYEADISNPPKRQPEESISEISIRGPRDGFTEEVITNVALIRKRLKTNSLQYEHFIVGKRGNVRLAILYIKDIMNSEIIIEAKRRISQIEVDSIIGCAQLEEYLSDSSDSIFPLVDTIGRPDFAAEALLRGRFVILLDGSPMAIIGPSNLTEQLKSPEDAHSAYYYTIFQRILRLFGLVTAMFLPGFYISLTCFNIDQLPFPLLATIAVARMGIPYSTTLENLLILGLFELFREAGIRLPKPVGQTVTVVGGLIIGDAAIRSGLASSALLMVTAATAVASFTLVNQSLTGTVTLIRIYLLLISSCLGIYGFFIGLISVVAYTSTLTSFGISYWSPIAELNVRSSIIALFNRPFKSKNKRPSMLQPTDATSQGERQ
- a CDS encoding Ger(x)C family spore germination protein — encoded protein: MKPVSLLITLCCMLCLSGCWDNKNIQELLYVSAIGVDYKNDLYEVYIQSVNFNNVAKSESGGGGNGPQVYVGKGKGKSLALALGDIYNTVQRRIYWSHVRSYLFTENAMQSGGENYFDNLKRYREFRYTPWIFGTKGSIEDIFKAPSFFQLSPITNILGQPEDNYLQKSFVKPLLAQEYQINLNEPGETAIVPTLSIDKTTWQSDKDKKSEDKLKINGAFVVRKSGFQGWMANNQLNGLRWMEKETSRSPIEIKPAIISLEKPKPKIMVTEQGGNPIFNIEVKVRGNIVELRDSHPSEQEMEKEAEDQIKKEIRSTFEEGLRINADIYNFRNVMFKKKMKNWQDIELTSSSLNRIDVHVYIQHTGELKKAL
- a CDS encoding DUF2277 domain-containing protein, which produces MCRNIKPLFNFEPVATEQEIAAASLQFVRKISGFTAPSKVNEAVFEQAVQDITLIAQRLMDTLVTNAEPRNREVEAQKSRERNAIRFGTKEV
- a CDS encoding glycoside hydrolase domain-containing protein is translated as MTKGFDCSTPLTAQKATAFASNGYQFVARYLVPSGYKALTKQEAIAISAAGMNVVSVYETIANRALGGRDAGLEDGAIALQVASQVGQPEGSCIYFAVDFDATPSQMAAVIAYIQGASEATPTFTTGVYGSYAVMEAVRAAGACSHFWQTYAWSAGKKSTFIQIYQYLNDVMANGIAVDYDESYGNEGWWRVVENPTPPIYTISEKDADAMIRFLSAGYNATSSLPAQTEFHRLANELRRITSV
- a CDS encoding alpha/beta hydrolase family protein, whose protein sequence is MAEQSSGTPFQLQIADDWIIRGDWYQARSERSLGTIILCHGYKGFKNWGMFPLVARELAEQVDVVAINFSHNGVGEDGLEFTELEKFAKATYTKDLEDLEAVIREIQGSTEAAKPIILLGHSRGAGVSLIYALDHPGEIAGVISWNGITNVDLLTDANKEEMRKSGRTYTLNGRTKQQMPLDIEILDDMERNRERFDIIQRISGAQFPITLIQGTEDGEHLTRGSAKLVANNSTIQWVRVPGGNHTFGSVHPFAGETESLRTAITETKLVIRRMLGETE